From Fulvivirga lutea:
GCTTTAGAAAATAGTTTGCCCGATGAGTTTGTAAGGGTGCATCGTTCAGCCATCATTCATATTGATCGGTTGGATAAAATTGAGCCTTATTCTAAGGATTCTTATGTGGCTATCTTAAAGAGTGGCGAAAAAGTTTCAGTGAGTAGATCAGGTTATCAGTTGCTTAAGGAGAAGCTGGGCTTTTAACTCAATTTCCTAAAAAACTCCCATATCACAATTCCTAAACTAACGGAGATATTTAGCGAATGCTTGGTGCCGTATTGCGGAATTTCTATGGTTAAGTCAGAAAGATTCACCACATCCTGATCCACGCCAAAAACCTCATTTCCAAATATTAAACAATATTTTTCGTCTTTTTTAGGTTCGAACTCCTCTAAGGAGATGCTGTTCTCCACCTGCTCAATGCTAATAATAGTATAGCCATCTTTTTTTAGTTGACCAACGGCCTCTTTCACATCTGCCACATGCTCCCACTCCACTGATTCTGTTGCACCCAAGGCCGTTTTTTGAATTTCACGATGAGGGGGTATTCCTGTAATGCCCCCTAGATAAATTTTCTCTACTAAGAATGCATCAGAAGTGCGAAACGCGGAGCCTACATTATTGAGGCTTCTTATGTTATCGAGCAGAATTACAACCGGAATTTTGTTGGCGGCCTTAAATTCATCAACACTTTTTCTGTCCAGTTCTTCGTTGGGTATTTTTCTCATTCGGTAAGTTCAAATTCAAAGTTCAACATTCTTCATTCAATATTCAAAAGCATCCTTCATTTGCCTTTGCGTAACCCTTCAAAAAAATGAATCTTTGTAAATTATAAAACCACTACATGTCGAAAACTAAAGACGCCAAAGAAACTCCTTTGATGAAGCAATACAATGCCATTAAGGCAAAGTATCCGGGTGCTTTATTACTTTTTAGAGTGGGAGACTTTTATGAAACGTTTGGTGAAGATGCTGTGAAGGCAGCCAAAGTTTTAGACATAGTACTTACCAAAAGAGCTAATGGTTCTGCCTCACATATTGAGCTGGCTGGTTTTCCGCACCATGCCATGGATACGTACTTACCCAAACTCGTAAGAGCAGGCAATCGGGTAGCGATTTGCGATCAGTTGGAAGACCCTAAATCGGTAAAGGGAATTGTGAAACGAGGGGTTACCGAACTCGTTACTCCAGGACTTTCATTTAACGATAACGTACTTGATAAGAGGTCTAACAACTTTTTGGCTTCTATTTATTTTGGAAAAAATTATATCGGGGTTTCATTTTTGGATCTTTCAACGGGCGAGTTTATGGCTGCTCGCGGTAATGAAGATTATATTTCTAAATTAATTCAAGGTTTCAATCCTTCTGAGATAATTTACAGTAAGCCCGACTATCAAAAAGTTGAAGGTCTGATAGGTGACGAGTACAATCTGTTCTCATTAGATGAATGGATATTCAGCTATGATTTTACCTATGAAAAGTTAACCGGTCATTTTAAGACCTCTTCATTAAAGGGTTTTGGAATTGAGGAGCTAGGCGAAGCAATTATATCAGCTGGGGCGGTTTTACAATATCTCGAAGAAACGGAGCACCGTGAAACAGATCATATTTCGGCCATTTCAAGAATTGATGAAGATAAGTACGTTTGGCTTGATAAGTTCACCATAAGAAATTTAGAGCTGATTTACCCTCAGAATGATGGTGGAGTACCGCTCATTACTATTTTAGACGGCACTGAAACTCCGATGGGTTCAAGAATGCTTAAAAAATGGATGGTATTGCCATTGAAAGACACATCAGCCATTTCGGAGCGACACAAAATTGTTGAGGCTTTTTTGGCGGATGAAGAAATTCTTGAGTCAATAAGAGCAAGCCTGAAGCAGATTGGAGATTTGGAACGATTGATTTCTAAAGTGGCTGTTGGACGCATCAATCCTCGAGAACTAAATCAACTGAAAAAGGCGCTTAATAATACGCGACCAATTTATGATCAATTGATCGATCATAAGTTGCCAGAAATTAAGCAATTGGCCGATCAGATTAATTTGTGTGAGGTGCTTCTTCAAAAGATTGAACATGAATTGAAAGAAGATGTTCCCATTGTTTCTAATCAGGGAAACATCATTAAGGAAGGCATAAATGAGGAATTGGATGAATTGAGAAAGATTGCTTACTCAGGTAAAGATTATCTGGTTCAGATTCAAAAACGAGAAATTGAGAGGACAGGGATATCATCTTTAAAGATCGCATACAACAAAGTTTTCGGATATTATCTGGAGGTGAGTAATGCCCATAAAGATAAAGTGCCACAAGAGTGGATTCGCAAGCAGACACTTGTCAATGCCGAGCGATACATTACCGAAGAATTAAAAGTGTATGAAGAAAAAATCCTGAATGCTGAGGACAAGCTGATTGTGATCGAACAGCGTATTTATCAGGATTTGGTGAGGGCAGCTGCCGAGTATGTTACTCCCATACAGAATAATGCACGTATTTTGGCCAAATTAGACTGTCTGGTATCTTTTGCTTGTATCGCAAAGGCGAATAACTATAAGAAGCCTGACGTAAATGATGGTACCTCCATAGATATTAAAGAAGGACGCCACCCGGTAATTGAGCAGCAATTGCCTTTAGGCGAATCGTATGTGCCCAATTCGGTGTATCTGGATAATGATTCTCAACAAATCATGATAATTACAGGCCCTAATATGGCGGGTAAATCTGCATTATTGAGGCAAACCGCCTTAATTGTGTTGATGGCACAAATGGGGTCTTTCGTCCCAGCAGAAAGTGCAACAATAGGAATCATTGATAAAGTCTTTACAAGAGTAGGAGCGTCCGATAATCTATCCAGAGGGGAGTCTACTTTTATGGTGGAGATGATCGAAACGGCCAGTATACTTAATAACCTAAGTGACAGAAGTTTGGTCCTTATGGATGAAATTGGCCGCGGAACCAGCACCTATGATGGTGTCTCTATTGCTTGGGCGATTGTTGAGTTTTTACATAACCATCAGGATTTCAGAGCTAAAACATTATTTGCGACACACTATCATGAGCTAAACCAGTTGGCCGATGATTTTGTACGAATTAAAAACTTCAATGTTTCTGTTAAGGAGGTGGGCGACAAGATCATCTTTATGCGAAAGCTCAAGGAAGGTGGTAGTGAGCACAGTTTTGGCATTCATGTGGCTCAGTTAGCAGGCATGCCCAATAATGTAGTGATTCGAGCTAACGAGATAATGCATTTCCTGGAAAAGGACAAGAGTAAAAATGATACTAAAAAGAAATTGGAGGCAGTGCCTAAAGCAAATTACCAGATGAATCTATTCGAGGCTGATCCCAGGTTCAAAGAAGTATCGACAATGATGGAAGCACTTGATATTAATACCATTTCTCCTGTTGAAGCATTACTTAAATTGAATGAAATTCAAAAAATTCTAAAAAAGAAGAACTAATCCCCTCTTTCTTGTTGTTTCATCAACCCTATTTGCTAATAGACAATTATTATACAGGGATATGACATAAGTCAGAATTCCAATCGTTTAATAATTTGTAACTTTGCACTTTATAATATAATTGAATTACGGCATGGCCGAAGTAGTATTAGAAAAAAGAAACAGACCAATCTTAAAGCAGGAAATAGCTTTCGCGATTGTTCATTTAATTCCATTAGCAGCGATTTGGACAGGGGCCACTCTGTTCGACTGGATTGTGTGCGCTGCCCTTTATGTTTTCAGAATGTTCTGGATAACAGGTGGTTATCATCGTTATTTTGCGCACAAATCGTATAAAACATCACGATTTTTTCAGTTTTGGATAGCATTTTTTGCCATGACATCCGCCCAAAAAGGAGCACTTTGGTGGGCAGCACATCACCGTCATCATCATCGCCATAGCGATACTCCCAAAGATCCACATTCGATGAAGTTGTATGGTTTTTGGTATTCACATGTAGGCTGGATCATTGGGCCTGATTATAAAGAAACCGATTTCAAAACCATAGGTGATTTTGCCAAATACCCAGAGTTGGTATGGTTAAATAAGCATTATTTAGTTCCGCCCACTATTTTAGCCATTGCAGTTACCGCATTAGGTGCGTATGTTAATGGTGGTAGTATACTATTGTTTTTCACACACCATGGCTTGTCTACTTTGTTTATAGGATTCTTTCTGAGCACTGTACTTACGTATCATGGTACGTTTACCATTAACTCAATCATGCATAAATTTGGTAAGCAGCGTTACGAATCAGGGGATGAATCTAAAAACAGCCTTTGGTTGGCATTGCTTACGTTAGGCGAAGGGTGGCATAATAACCATCACTATTATGAAGTAGCGGCACGCCAGGGGTTCTTTTGGTGGGAAATAGACCTTACCTACTATGGGCTTAAGGTATTAAGTTGGTTTGGCCTGATTTGGGATCTTCGTGGAGTGCCTAAACATATCAAGTATTCTAAGAATAAAGAACACGCCAAAGAACTTGCGCAAGAGATGAAACAAAATGCTGCTTAATCTTTGAATAATAGTGTTTTCGGTTACAATTTCGTATCTTTTCCAATTAACAAATAAACAATTTAATTAAGTTGGCTAAATCTGTACTAACATTTTTGTTACTCTTTGCGGGCTATTTCTCTGTCCAAAGCCAAAACCTATCTAATAAAACAATTCCTTTAGAGGTAAAAGATGCGGTAACCGAGGCGTTGAGTTTCTTTCCTGAATTAGATGAATACGCTATTGAGTTTAAATACAGAAATAAACTCAAAAACAGAGTGATGCAGGCTCAGCCTAAAATAAAGACATTCTTCAAAGGCAGAGAAAAAAGGCACTACAAAATATCTATGAGTAAAAATTTGGTGATGAATGACACTACCATGACCATAGATCAATTGCCACACTCCATTTTGGTGGGTTGGTTTGCACACGAACTCGGCCACGTGATGGACTATAAAGACCGAAGTGCTGGTAACCTGATTAAATTCGCTTTTAAATATCTTACTTCTAAGCCTTTTTTAAAGAGATCGGAGTTACGGGCAGATGCTTTGGCTACTGATAAAGGTTGTGGTAATCACTTGATAAAAACAAAGAAATTTATCTTGTTTAGATCAAAATTTCCGAAGGAGTATAAAGCCAAGATCAAGGAGCTTTACCCATCTCCCGAAGATATTACCGCAATGGCGGAGGAGTAAAAAGATTTTTTTCTAATAAAGACATTGCATTTTAATATGCCTTGTTTAAATTTGCAACCACTTGAAGGAAACGACCTTCATTTTATCAAAAAGCGAGAGTAGCTCAGCTGGTAGAGCGCAACCTTGCCAAGGTTGAGGTCGCGGGTTCGAACCCCGTCTCCCGCTCTGGATATGCCGTCTTGGCAATACCGAGGCGGCATCTTTTTTTGAGAAAATTTAACTATCTAGTAGTTGATGCCTGCCTAAGATGGCAGACAAGCCCAGGTGGTGCCAATGACGCGCAAAGCGGTCATGGTCGTGACATTCCAATGGAATCGTCACGAGAATTGGTAACACTGGGATCAAAAAAACTAAACTAGATTTTTCTAGTTAATGCCCGGGTGGTGGAATTGGTAGACACGCAGGACTTAAAATCCTGTGACCATTGCGGTCGTGCGGGTTCAAGTCCCGCCCCGGGTACAAAAACCCCTGTTAACCTTCTGGTTTTCAGGGGTTTTGTTTTTTTATTGGAATTTAAAAAATCACCAGATTATAAAGAGATAACCTAAAACACCCCCCTCGCCTTAATCTCTAAATACTTGTTAATAGAATCAACCGTCAAGTTTTCAGGAGTGGTTAAAATGGCATCTATACCATGTTTGTTCAACTCTTTGACTATTAACTCCTTTTCTGTTTTAAATTTTATGGCAATAGTTTTCGTATAAATATCCTCTAAGGCGTCAGATTTCTGTTCTATAAGTGCATCGAGTTCTACATTTTTAAATATGACTACGATCAATCGCTGATATTTTGAGATTGCCTTCAAATGATCAATCTCGCGTTGTAAACTAGAAAGACCTTCGAAATTCGTGTATAGGAAAAGGAGGGCTCGCTTTTTAATTGTTTTCCTCACCCAAAAAGCAAGCTTGGAATAGTTGGCTTCCGAAAAATCAGTTTCCTGGTTATACAATGCCTCAAGTAAATGGGTTATTTGTGATTTCTTTTTAGAAGCAGATACCATCAAGTCTACTTCTTTATTAAAGCAAATGAGTCCTGGATAATCATCTTTAACATAGGCAGTATTTAACATCACCAACCCAGAGTTGATAGAATAATCCAGTAATGAAAGCTTTTCAAAGGGCATTTGCATTACCCTGCCTTTGTTAATGATGACATAGACCTCTTGCGATTTTTCGTCTTGGTATTGGTTAACCATTAATTGAGAAGTTCTGGCAGTGGCTTTCCAGTTTATTGCTCTAATATCATCACCAACAATAAATTCCCGTATTTGATCAAACTCATAGTTGTGACCTATCTTTCTTATCTTCTTAATACCAGAGTCATACAAGCGATCAGATACTGCCAGGAATGAATATTTTTTAACTTGATTAATAGAAGGGTAAACCTTGGTCATTTCACCGGCTTCGGATTGATATCTTCGTTGGATAAGGTGTGCAAATGTTGATAGGTAGAGATTGATGTTGCCGAAATGATACTCTCCACGTTCAAAAGGACGGATTGTATAGCTTACCTCTTGCTTCTTTCCAGCGGCAATATCACCTTTAAAGGTTTTATCCCTACTCTGAAATTGAACTGGGAGCTCGTCAATTAGTGTAAACTTACAGTCATAAGGCAACTGACTTTCTATTTGTACTAGAATAACATTTTCATCTCCATTGGAAAGTCTCTCAGGGGATATTCTTTTGATCTTAACTGCCCCATCTATTCTAAAGAGTTGAACCACTTCGAACAATATGGCTAGAATGAATAAAAATAGTAGACCATTGGCTATTCCGAGT
This genomic window contains:
- a CDS encoding RNA methyltransferase, with the protein product MRKIPNEELDRKSVDEFKAANKIPVVILLDNIRSLNNVGSAFRTSDAFLVEKIYLGGITGIPPHREIQKTALGATESVEWEHVADVKEAVGQLKKDGYTIISIEQVENSISLEEFEPKKDEKYCLIFGNEVFGVDQDVVNLSDLTIEIPQYGTKHSLNISVSLGIVIWEFFRKLS
- the mutS gene encoding DNA mismatch repair protein MutS, with product MSKTKDAKETPLMKQYNAIKAKYPGALLLFRVGDFYETFGEDAVKAAKVLDIVLTKRANGSASHIELAGFPHHAMDTYLPKLVRAGNRVAICDQLEDPKSVKGIVKRGVTELVTPGLSFNDNVLDKRSNNFLASIYFGKNYIGVSFLDLSTGEFMAARGNEDYISKLIQGFNPSEIIYSKPDYQKVEGLIGDEYNLFSLDEWIFSYDFTYEKLTGHFKTSSLKGFGIEELGEAIISAGAVLQYLEETEHRETDHISAISRIDEDKYVWLDKFTIRNLELIYPQNDGGVPLITILDGTETPMGSRMLKKWMVLPLKDTSAISERHKIVEAFLADEEILESIRASLKQIGDLERLISKVAVGRINPRELNQLKKALNNTRPIYDQLIDHKLPEIKQLADQINLCEVLLQKIEHELKEDVPIVSNQGNIIKEGINEELDELRKIAYSGKDYLVQIQKREIERTGISSLKIAYNKVFGYYLEVSNAHKDKVPQEWIRKQTLVNAERYITEELKVYEEKILNAEDKLIVIEQRIYQDLVRAAAEYVTPIQNNARILAKLDCLVSFACIAKANNYKKPDVNDGTSIDIKEGRHPVIEQQLPLGESYVPNSVYLDNDSQQIMIITGPNMAGKSALLRQTALIVLMAQMGSFVPAESATIGIIDKVFTRVGASDNLSRGESTFMVEMIETASILNNLSDRSLVLMDEIGRGTSTYDGVSIAWAIVEFLHNHQDFRAKTLFATHYHELNQLADDFVRIKNFNVSVKEVGDKIIFMRKLKEGGSEHSFGIHVAQLAGMPNNVVIRANEIMHFLEKDKSKNDTKKKLEAVPKANYQMNLFEADPRFKEVSTMMEALDINTISPVEALLKLNEIQKILKKKN
- a CDS encoding acyl-CoA desaturase: MAEVVLEKRNRPILKQEIAFAIVHLIPLAAIWTGATLFDWIVCAALYVFRMFWITGGYHRYFAHKSYKTSRFFQFWIAFFAMTSAQKGALWWAAHHRHHHRHSDTPKDPHSMKLYGFWYSHVGWIIGPDYKETDFKTIGDFAKYPELVWLNKHYLVPPTILAIAVTALGAYVNGGSILLFFTHHGLSTLFIGFFLSTVLTYHGTFTINSIMHKFGKQRYESGDESKNSLWLALLTLGEGWHNNHHYYEVAARQGFFWWEIDLTYYGLKVLSWFGLIWDLRGVPKHIKYSKNKEHAKELAQEMKQNAA
- a CDS encoding DUF58 domain-containing protein, coding for MRLFRIIQSLYLTFNFYASVGLLVLVFVLGSMNPFILGIANGLLFLFILAILFEVVQLFRIDGAVKIKRISPERLSNGDENVILVQIESQLPYDCKFTLIDELPVQFQSRDKTFKGDIAAGKKQEVSYTIRPFERGEYHFGNINLYLSTFAHLIQRRYQSEAGEMTKVYPSINQVKKYSFLAVSDRLYDSGIKKIRKIGHNYEFDQIREFIVGDDIRAINWKATARTSQLMVNQYQDEKSQEVYVIINKGRVMQMPFEKLSLLDYSINSGLVMLNTAYVKDDYPGLICFNKEVDLMVSASKKKSQITHLLEALYNQETDFSEANYSKLAFWVRKTIKKRALLFLYTNFEGLSSLQREIDHLKAISKYQRLIVVIFKNVELDALIEQKSDALEDIYTKTIAIKFKTEKELIVKELNKHGIDAILTTPENLTVDSINKYLEIKARGVF